TTGATGGGAGCTACAATGTTGAATTTCAATACGATCGACTATATCTGTTTCATCCTATGTACTATCTATACTATTAGCTCTTTGATCTCGAATTTattatgtctgactaagatttatcccttcattttctttgatttacttATTCAAAAAGGTtgcgatatcttttgagtcaaacaatttggtgtCGTCTTTGGGGATTTCTTAGTGGATTTCCTAGTCTCTCCTAGATCAAAGACAAGAAGTACGATCACCCACCGAAAAGAGCGCGAAGGAAAAACCCAACCCACACGGTACAAAGGCGCAGCAGGGTAGGGAGAAGAGAGCCGAGTAGAATCACCAAATTTAAAAATCTTCGCCCCATCAATCATCGAAATGCCGAACAAGACGAACAACGTTACCAACCCGTTCTCCTCCATCTAACCACCGGATGGGGGCAAGGAAAGTATCATTCTAACTCACCTTCTGCTCTTTGCTCAAGCAGGAACACAAAGGCTGTGCGGGCAAGCCAGTAAAGAAATATCTCAATTAAAGAACAAAAACTACTACAAAAAAAACCAAAATACTGCCCGCCGATGACACTTCCAAGTCAGAAAGAAGGAGTCAGACAAGGAAACTACAATGTGTGCGCAGAACGAACCTAAGCGAAACAGCAACGTTTCGTATTCTCCGACATTGCACCCTCTGATGCAAGCAATGTCAAAAAAATAGGGACTCGCCCAGAAAATGTCTGATTCTCTAAAAACCGGGACTCCTCCAGAAAATGTTTGATTCTCCAAAAACTGGGACTCCTCCAAAAAATGTCTGATTCTCCAAAAACTGGGACtgaagacgggttactatttcgataagttcgaaataacaccctttaaaaccAAGGGCCTTcataaaaaagaagagttcgacctctatcgaacgacggcgggttattatttcgatatgttcgaaataacatcctttaagaccaagggcattcgccaaagagaagagttcgacctctatcgaacgacaacgggttactatttcgataagttcgaaataacaccctttaaggccaagggacttcgcaaaaaaaagagttcgacctcgatcgaacgacggtgggttactatttcgacagGTTCGAGAttgcaccctttaaggccaagggtattctccaaaaagaagagttcgacctcgatcgaacgacgacgggttactattttgataagttcaaaataacaccctttaaggccaaaggcctttgccaaggagaatagttcgacctcgatctaacgatgatgagttactatttcgataagttcaaaattacaccctttaaggccaagggccttcgccaaagagaagagttcgaccttgatctaacgacgacgggttactatttcgataggttcaaaataataccctttaaggctaagggcctttgccaaagagaagggttcgacctcgatcgaacgatgacgagttactatttcgataagttcgatataacacccttaaaggataaaggccttcgccaaaaagaagagtttggcCACGATCAATCGACGACAAGTtaccatttcgataagttcaaaataacaccctttaaggccaagggccttcgctaaaaagaagagttcgatcacgatcgaacgatgacgggttactatttcgataagtttaaaataacaccctttaaggcgaagggccttcaccaaaaagaagagttcgatctcgatcgaacgacggtgggttactatttcgataagttcgaaataacaccctataaggctgagggacttcgccaaaaagaaaagttcgatctcgatcgaacgaagacgggttaatatttcggcaaacatcctttaaggccataAGCCATCGCCAAAGAGAAAGTGCAAAATATTCCTAAGGCCAAGGACCATCAGAAAGTGCAAAAATACCGGGACCCGCCGTGCAGGAATCTATCTCGCActgaaatcatgtgaaatgaaAACAAGGGTAGAATACAAGACAAATAACAGCGAAAAATTCTTCTTTATACAAAGTCTCCGTGAAAATGGTCGCGGATTACAGACCAAgtcaacaatataataaaagaaacaaacaacaaggggaaaaaagaagaaaggaacaaCGACAATCGACTACGAACAAAAAATGGGGAAGAAAACAACAAACGGAAAATAGATCAATATCATTATCCCTCTACTCTGCATCATCATCGTCACCCTCTCCACTGTTATGTTCTCCTTCGACGTTCGCGCCCCCATTAGCTTTTGACGTCGCCATATCATATCCACAATTGACGCGAGCCTCCCGTGCTTTTACCCGCACCTCTTCATATGCAGCCTCAGTCACATTACGTGCCTCCCACAAATTCTTGTATATATCCCGCTGGGCTTCAGTGTAAACCCAAAGCTCGTGCATGTGGTAGGGAACTGCAGTGGAGAGAGATTCAATCTGAGCCAACAGTCGCTCATTTTTTACCTCCAGTATTGCGACCCGATCTCCCAAAACTGATGCCTCTCGGTCAATCTCGCTAATGCGCTCCTCAAGACTTGCCTCTATAAGGGTGGCCTTCACTCTCTCAAACTCCTGCTCGGACTGAAGGAAGAGGATGGTGTTCTCCAAGGCCGCCGCCCTCACCAAAGCCGCGGACCAAGCACTCTCGATGCTCTCCAACCCAGCAAACTTGTTCTCCAGCCCAACCAATTTCCCTATCCACTCCGCGCTCAGCGCCTCGACCTTGATCAAGTTCTGATCTATCTCCGACTGCATTGACCTCAATTTCTCCTGCAGATGCTCGCACTGTGCGGCGACCCCCTTGCCCAACTCGAGATCCTCGTCCTTTATTCGAAGTTGCTCCTCAAGTACACTCTTGTTGCGGATAACCTGCATCAATTCCTGGTCCCTCTTCTCCAACTCCTCAACAAGAGCCCGACTACCGCGGTTTGCCTTAGCTGTTCATACATCTCGCGAAACTTGTTACATTAGCGACGATATTTCTCCAGCATCTTCAAGAAAATCTTGGCCCGAATGTTGGCCCTGCGAATGCTCTCCACCTCCACCATATATGTCTAAAAAATGAAAAGACGGGTTAGAATCCTATCATCAAGAAAGACGAGGGAAAAGTTAAAGAAAGCATAACATACCCTTAAGCCCATAGCGGCCACCTCGTCTATCAAGTCAACATCAGGAATGGCCCGAAGGGCTGCATTCTCGACTATAGAGCATAGCATGCTGAACTGAGGCACTAGATCCTCCGTGTCCCCCAGGGGATTGACATCCAAAGGGATTTCAAGAATACGGGCCGAGCCTCCCGCACGAACCACCGAGTGAGTAATGCCTTCCTCAAACATCCTGACATCATCAGGGTCGAGGTCCGATTCAAATTCATAATCGTCCACCACCACGCCTTTCCCTCTTTCAGCAGCCGAAGAGGAAGCACGACCAACTGTGGAGGATGAGGGTACGTCCGAAACTACAACGGCAACCCCAAAAATCTGACCTTCCGCCACAATAGGCTGCTGACCACTGACAATGGTGGGAATCTCCGATTGAGCCGAGGTAACGGCTGGTTCCGTCTCTACAGGGGGATCCGCGACAACCCCCTCTCCAAATCCCGTCGAAAGAGAGTCGTCTAAATGAATGACTATTGGGGGCGCTGTCTCGAACTCCACTCGTCGTCTTTTTAATAGCCCCTCTTCTTCCCCAGTAGGAGAAGATTCACCCATCGGGCGAATGACACGGGTCAGAACTTCGCCTGAGAAGCGACCCTCACAGGGGTAACCACGATCGCAAACTCAACTGAAGCAGCCCTCGACGAAGGTCGGGCGGCGGGTATTGCGATAGGGAGAGTAGATGAGGCTGGCTGTCGGAAAGCTAACGGATGAGCCCTCACTCTCTGCACCATCCCTGACACCGAGAAAAAGGCTTGCACCCATACTTGTTATAGAAGGCTGCCCACGTGCGGACCCCTGCCGTATGATGGAGAATAGCTCTCACCCACTCACGGATATTTTCGACAGGTGGAGGAGGCAATTTCTCAACTGTAAAGACATAATAGGGTTTAGTACTATAACAGAAAATAGTCATATATATCTCTGACTAAAAGCATGAGACTTACGTGAAAAGTTCCATTTCTCAAGGAACCCCGTCGGATCCGCCACAATGTGCTCAGTCCGCACATAGAAATAATTCTCATAAAACTATGGTTAGTGCTGTTTTCCATTTTCACCACCAGAATCTTTGATCCCTGAGGATGCATGTGAAGCATCGTGCCACGGATAAGCTGAGGGGCGAAGATACTGAGCATGTGATCTAAGGTTATCTCACGATTGGCGAGTTCCGCAAACTTGAGCAACATAAAGAACAACTTGTACTGGTACGACGAAAGTTGGGTGGGGCATACCTCATAAAAACGGCAGAAGTCTaccaccaagagagagagaggaagTGTGTATCCAATAAGGAAGGGGTAGGCGTAAAATACGCAGTACCCAGGATGGTAAAAATGAACTATGTCGTTTCCAACCGCCGGTCGCATGTCGACGTAGCCGGGGATCCCCCACCTGGTTTTCAACTCTGCAATGTCTTCTTCTCTTATAACAGAAAGGACAGGCTCCGGCTCCACCCCGACACGACTGCTGAAGTCGGTCAATTCTCTCCCAGGGCGAGGCAAAATCTCAACTATCGATGAGACCTCCTCATCTTCCACCGCATCTACCCCTCCAGTGGCCGGAGCAGGACTTTCCAGTGCCGGAATTATGGCAGGGAGATCGGTGCGAGAGGAATCACTAGCACTTTTGTCCAGATGATGCGGCAAAAAGACAACGAAAAGAAAGGATGAAAATTTTCAGTTAACTAAGGGCAAACGAAAACTTGGAGTGTCAGGAAGGAAGTATATCTGCAAaattctttcgagtaaaaggCAAAGAAGTGTGTCACTTGAATGATAAGTTCCTtttatttataagagacataaatcccccGAGCTCGAAACCCAAGAGTCGCTAATCGAACCTGATAAGACATGAAACATTTCAGTTCCCCAGGAATGTATGTCATAATGGCGGTAACCACGAAATAACGCTTGGATGCGAAATGACGTTTCGGTTCCGAAACAGCCGCAACGATTCACAGGTATCGAAAGAACGCCGCCATCTCACCTAAAACCCAAGTAACGTAACTAGGGAACGAGAAGTCAGATTTCGCTCGAATTTGTGGCAATCATGATCCGTCTGCCAGGCTCGACAGAGAACGATCCTGACAgatggagggactaactgtattggtcaaaatctgaccgtcacGGCTGAGCTAACCAACAACCCGCCCAAGTGACCGGGCAGTAAAATATAACATAGCCCACTCTACATCCCATTCTCAACACCCGTCGAGTCAGAAGTAGCAATGTCTAAAAGAACGACCAATGCACACTTGGTGCGAGAGAGTATCGGACCAAGTAAATGACGAGGATGCCTTGACTATAAATAGTAGGGAAAAACCCTCGATAAGGGGGGGCTCCTTCCTTTTCTCTCTCCCAAACTCTCTTCTTGTAATCTTCATAGGAAAGAAGTAATCTGCAGAAGAACATGTAAAGCTATCTCCCTCATCGATTGATGAGAGCTACAATGTTGAATTTCAATAAGATCGACTATATCTCTTTCATCCTATGTACTATCTATACTATTAGCTCtttgatctggaatttattatgtctgactaagatttaccccttcattttctttgattgatttattcttaaaggttccaatatcttttgagtcaaacaatattGATCTTTGCAGGTTCAGTCAAACAATATTGATCTTTGCGGACAGAAATCACTTGATTTCTAGTAGTGTTTTAGCATACTCCACTTCATAATTAAAACAAATGCTTTTAAAACACACACATATGAGGTTCAATGGAGAGTACTGCTCCATTATTTTTCAATACCGACTTTGTAATGTTTGTATATAATGCACATAGCGGATGATAACATCATGACCATTAGGCTGTCGTAGCTCTATCACCTTCCGAGCATCATGACTGGTGGCTTTAGGATTAGCGCCGGGGGAGTTTATATATGTAGAGCCACCGATAACGTGACATGCAATATTATACTCCGTTTTTATCAACTTGACAATATTCTCCGTGTAGTAACGCCACATTGTTATTAGTTGTTCTATTAAAACCAAAGCGCTCAAATGTTCAATTAGTTTTAACCAGTGCTGTGCCACACAGCTTGAAATCTAGTAATTTCAGCTTtcagagaagaggaagaagaagaacatAGGGACTCACTACCCACGCCGATCAGTAAATGACATTGACAATTACACCTGAACATGGAATCTAGTCAACGTTATGTTTATCGGAATACAAATAAAGTAACCGATAGAGAACTCAGGTAGAAGAGCTTCTGGAGCTAATTAACTGGTCAATTTCTACATCAATTCTTGCAGCAAAAGTAAGGAGAAAAAACAACAACTGTAGAAGTCTAAAGATAAGTATAATAATGCTTTATGCATCACAGTATTAAGCTTGTAGGATTAAGAAGAGACAGTAACAGGGCAGCTCTCCTTTGGCGTGTCAGCTGAAATATATATGTGCGATGATTAAGAGTCAGTATACATAATTAACTGCATGCCAATAGAGAGTAGCCCTACCACTATTTCCCTTATTATCATTCACCaacttttctttctcatttttctgcttctggttCATCACAACAGATCACTTCCACTCTTTATAGAGCATACCTTCTCAGTATAAGAGACGGAATAAACCCCTAGAGAATCGGCATATGCTGAGATTTTTATGCTGTGGCCCTGTGGATATATATCTTCTTGCATTAGGGAGGTGCTTTATGTAGGGAAGTCAGAAAATGGGGTAACTTTCTTATCTTTTACCATTCCATTTGGTGAAAGCAGCtgctttaaaaaaaatattttcatcatATTCCCTGGTTGCTTTGTCCATGTTTGTAGGTAATTAGCTGCAGAAAAAAGTTGCTGAATGCTGGAGATGCTGCATGATTTTATTCCTAAGAAATGTGTTGTCACTTGTCTCTTGAGAGAGTTGAGACTAAGGAGGCAAAGGACCTTCAAAACAGCATATCCTTCGTCATATTCCTCATTTCCCTCTCCTTGTTTTTTTCCATTTACATTTCTATGACCTGGTTTCTTCGTTTTTGCTTTTCAATTTCTCGAATGCCACTCTTGCTTATGTTCTTAACTATTTAAGTATATTCTAAGTTATTCAGATGTGAGGATATCAAAATTAATGCTTCCTTTGACTGAGTTGGACATAACAAAAGTTCAATGACGCTTGTTGCGCTTGTTGATCCCAATTTTGCAATGAATATTCAAACTAATTTGGAGAAGaaaataaaattcctttttcaatACGGAAAAAGTTTCAACGTACACTACGCAACCGCTAAAAACTAACATTAGCTGAAAAAGCTTTGTCAACAATTGCACGACAATTGGGAAGCTTCACTAAGCGGATAATCAAAATACTTCTTTGCTCAGCTAATTTTCTTGAAAGATCACCAAATCAATGCAAATTGTAGAAAAGAGAAAGTTGGAAAAATTAAAATGTTCACAAAAGGTACTATAAAAGAGAAcaaaatttttagaaaaaaataagTGATTGCTATAGGTCGAGAAAATGATCAAAATGGTCCTTAATGTATTGGGGCTGCATTTAGGTTTAATTTAGGGTTTAGGGCTTCAAAAAATCAGTTCAAACTGGTAAAATAAAACCAAACACAAATGATAACCCAAATACAATTCAGTTTATAAGATGGTACCTGAAAGCAAAcaaaaggagagagagagaggggataATTGAACGCAGTTTCCTCGTTTAATTTTTGTATGTtatcttttttttagaaaaagaagaaaatgtttGAAATCTTTTGCACGTTTGATCGCGTTGTGGAAAAACACATCACAATAAAGAGATCAGGGAATATGCACTCTCGGTTTCAATTTATATGATCTTATCTTTTATTTAAAAGAGAATAATCATTTTTTAAATTGGATATATTTTCACTTTAAACCTCATATTTTACTTCTAATGAGAATCTTTTATATCCATATAAATGTTATGCCatatttaaaattataaatttcAAAGGCCTTATAGCTTTGCATATATTATGGCATGTTTAAAACATAGGTGttaagccgagggtctatcggataAAACTTCTTTACCTCACACAAAATAGGAGTAAGGTATGtgtatgtgatgacccaaaaggtcatcttatattttagaactcgattATGTGTTCCGAGACCTTTAAAATCTTATTTTTACCCTTCTTGATTTGCGTGCAGTCCGGACGTGTTTCCGAAAAGCTTTAATGTTAAAAGctaatgaaaataataatttttgcctttaaaagttgatttagttgacttcggtcaatattttgagtaaacggacccagactcaTATTTTGACAGTCTCGGTGGGTCCGTGAAATATGGGACCtcggcgtatgcccggaatcgaattccgaggtccgtagctcgagatatgaatttttgatgaaaactGAAAGTCTAAAAATTAAAcggttttaagaatttggttaatgtttgatctcgttggaatcgggtccgtattttggtttcgggtTCCGGTACATGTTTATTATGATATTTAAgacttgtttgtgaaatttggtgagaaacgaagttggtttgacgtgattcggacgtccggttgtgaaaataggaatttcaaagtgttcttgagaatttcatttgatttggttctaaatttgtagttctaggtgttattttgacgatttgatcgcgcgagcaagtctgtatgatatttttagactttttTTATGAACTTTCCCAATATTCCTGGAGGTGTTGTATTAACCAAAAATAGAGTTTGAATATACAACACAAGGGTAGAGATAAACCTTCAAAATAACGAGGAATAGGCAATTAAATTATAGTTCGCCTCCTCAATCAACAAAAAAACActaattaacaaaaaaaattgCCTTATCAAATTTTTTTCTTATGCTAGGAATCTGTTGTTTGTCAAGCAAAAAGAGGCCTTTGGATTGCCTAGGAAGTTGATTGCTTGATTCAAAGAGAACAGATTGCTGCGTCTTTGCTGCCGTCTTAGCCAAACTGTCAGAGAGCTGGTTAGCCTCTCGGTAGCAATGATCAATCTGAATGTTGAGCGCTGATGATGTCTTTGATCTTACTCACAATATGACTGAGATTATAGTTAGTGTCAGCATCGTTTCGAAGGATCTCTATTATGTATAGAGAGTCCAATTCCCATATCACTTCATTGAAATCATTTTGTTTGCACCAATTGAGGCCAAATAGAGTTGCTTGCGCCTCTGCTatattgtgattttgggcagTCACTGGAGTGGAAAAGGCCATGAAAATATCTCCTTGATCATCTCTAATCGCACCTCCTAGGCCTGCTTTACCTTCCCTCTGAAGAAAACTCCCATTAGTATTTAGTTTCACCCAACCCCTGTCCGACTTGAGCCATCGAACTACTAGACTTTTATGCTCAGGTCTAAGACTTGTAAGAGTATCACAAAAATTATTCCAAGGGAGCTTTAGGCCACTATTAGGATATGCTTTGTTGACCGCAGCTTCAATGCTCCAAGTTATCTATTGCTTAAGATTATACTTGTTGAAACCTTTTTGATCTCCATACCTACAGGCACAAAATTCTTTCCAAAGAAACTAGCAAATTATGACAGGGGTAATATTAAGAACAAGTCTATGGACATCATTGTAGGCCTTTGAGGTCCACCATTGCTTCATAATATATCTTATATTCTAGTTGTGGTGAAGTATACGAAGGGCATTTCCAAATAGATTATAAATTTAACTAGCAATTTGACCTTCTACAAAAACATGATTAATATTATTGGAGTTAGGATTACTACAGTAGTTACATCTGGAAACTATTTGTTTGCAAAAATTAATAATCACATCATCAAGGGAAGTTTGCTATGCCATAACCTCCATATCAGAAATGACATTTTAAAAGGAATTGCAGAATTCCATACCTTCttttataaattgaacttttggATTAGGATTCCTTACCAGATTCCATGCACTCTTGTTTGAGAACTTGCCATTTTCTGAAGGGGCCCAAAAAATTTGATCTTCCTTGTTTTGATTGCCTATCGGAACAATTTGGACTTGTCGAACCATTTGATCTGGTAGAAGATCTTTCAATTTATTAATATTCCATTGACCTTCAGAGATGAATTTCCTTACCAGTAACTTGGAATTCTTTGGAGTATTAGGGAGTTGTTTTGCCAAAGGGCCATGAAGGGACCAATTATCCCACCAGAAGTTACTAGAGCCAGAGTTTACTTGCCACACAATatgattttctgcaatttctctCATTTTGAGGACATGTCCCCAAGCATGATAATTACCTAGAGCAATATTTTTTGAGACAACATGAGATCAAACACAATATTTATTTCTAATAAAAATAACCCAAAGAGATGATGTAGACCTAATCCTCTACCACCTTTTCATAGCTAACATGTTACTAATGTCTTCCATTTTCCTAATTCTAATGCCTCCTTCATCAAAGGGACGAGCAAGATGGTTACAAGAACTCCAATGATATTTTTTGTGGTCCTCAGAGGAGCCCCAGAAGAAATTAGCCAAGTGTTTCTCAATTAATCTAAATACTCCCTGGGGAGGAGACATAGCAGAGAGACTGTACACAGGAGTGGACTGAAGAATACTCTTAATAGAATAACCTTTCCTCCATAAGACAACATTTTACCTTTCTAGCCATTAAGCCTTTTCACAATTTTACTTATCATATTTTCAAAAAAGACTGTTTTCTTCCTACCCACATACAAAGGACACCCTAGATAATTAAAAGGCAAATTCTTGTCCATAAAGCTAGAGTATTTTATAATCCTGTTAATTCTAGTGGCAGCTGTCTTAGGAGCAGTTAAGAAATATCTTTTATCCCTATTAACTATTTGACCAGAGCTTTTTTCATAGTTGTCAATAATAGCCATAATTAACTTGATAAACTTAGAACTTCCACTACAGAAAATAACTATGTCATCAGCATAAGCAAGGTGGGTAATCTTAGCGACATTTAGGGGCATAGAAAAACGAATAAAATTGGGGTTTCTGTACAAAGAGTTGAGAGATATAGATAGCACTTCAGTAGCAATAATAAAAAGAGTAGGGGAAAGAGGGACCCCTTGCTTAAGTCCttgagaagaagagaagaaaccATGTCTCTTACCATAATAATGACTGAGTACCAAACATTAGCAATGAGATTGTGCATCAACTCAATCCAATTATCAGAGAAACCAAATTTCCTAAGAACAACATATAAGAACTCCTAATCCATTATATCATATGCTTTAGTCATATCTAATTTAATAACAACATTACCTCCATTATTAGGTTGAGAAATATTATGAATAATTTCTTGAGCTAACAAGACATTCTCAAAAATGAGCCTATCCTTAACAAAATCACTTTGATTAGGAGAGACTAATTTATACAATAAAGTGTTAACTCTAAGAGAAACAATTTTGGAGATAATCTTATTTGTAAAGTTAGATAAGCTAATGGGTCTAAAGTCTGAAAAGTAGAAGGATTGTCATTTTTAGGAATTAGTGCCAAACAAGTATGAGAGTAGAATTTAGTCAAACTTTTTCCTTtgaaaaatctttcaaaaaagcATTGACATCCCTTTCAATTATGTTCCAGCAACTTTGGAAGAATGTGCCATTGAAGCCATATG
This sequence is a window from Nicotiana sylvestris chromosome 3, ASM39365v2, whole genome shotgun sequence. Protein-coding genes within it:
- the LOC104246415 gene encoding uncharacterized protein, which codes for MEQDNMVVDGPWCVRGDFNIIMDPNEKLGGHPYRMYRSLEFQTCINNCDLIDIDYNVSPNQSDFVKDRLIFENVLLAQEIIHNISQPNNGGLKQGVPLSPTLFIIATEVLSISLNSLYRNPNFIRFSMPLNVAKITHLAYADDIVIFCSGSSKFIKLIMAIIDNYEKSSGQIVNRDKRYFLTAPKTAATRINRIIKYSSFMDKNLPFNYLGCPFLSAMSPPQGVFRLIEKHLANFFWGSSEDHKKYHWSSCNHLARPFDEGGIRIRKMEDISNYHAWGHVLKMREIAENHIVWQVNSGSSNFWWDNWSLHGPLAKQLPNTPKNSKLLVRKFISEGQWNINKLKDLLPDQMVRQVQIVPIGNQNKEDQIFWAPSENGKFSNKSAWNLITWSIEAAVNKAYPNSGLKLPWNNFCDTLTSLRPEHKSLVVRWLKSDRGWVKLNTNGSFLQREGKAGLGGAIRDDQGDIFMAFSTPVTAQNHNIAEAQATLFGLNWCKQNDFNEVIWELDSLYIIEILRNDADTNYNLSHIVSKIKDIISAQHSD